A genomic region of Salinibacter pepae contains the following coding sequences:
- a CDS encoding BamA/OMP85 family outer membrane protein, whose translation MLLVLGGLLCAGGQQAGRAQASASSPDPRAGQGRLVLDGERVAWPDTVATAPPDRVRATGRRVLRHLRRKGHYYATIDSVSVDTSSAGFDVRVYARRGPQVRVGTLRLRGDSAVPAAELRALMETEEGAPLRPDRLEADVQRLLDRYEEAGHPLAQIRVAETTAPAAERAALRVTLQIDEGPALWLRRVEAPDDARATPELLASLAGLEEEEALRGYDPDAIQRRLQAHDLFETVGPPQLRVADDGGAVLQIPIEEAPPGAFDAVLGYLPASQTRDSGQLVGSGHLVLQHLFGGGRRAEFALDRRPGRTSIVDVSVADPYLFGRPVRLAGRFRGEQRDSTYGERIYELEGGYRLGNGLELTATLSREAVRPGPAGTQVRGARQQIPRATTLFYGVGVRYRQLDRSRNPRRGVSLNVQLSQGRKERRLRRVAAAGDTTRVSDSFRQERLRGRVRTYLPLFGRQVFVAGGDGSVLLSRDYDRSDLFRLGGATSLRGYDEDRFAGNVVARGLVEYRLQLDRASYAHAFFDLGYVGRPALGATTATQGWHPGYGLGMRLQTALGRISASYALNPQVQSPANGRVHLGLSVGL comes from the coding sequence GTGTTGCTCGTCCTCGGGGGACTGCTGTGCGCCGGTGGGCAGCAGGCGGGGCGCGCCCAGGCATCGGCGTCCAGCCCCGACCCGCGAGCGGGGCAGGGGCGGCTGGTGCTGGACGGAGAGCGGGTGGCGTGGCCGGATACGGTTGCGACTGCGCCCCCCGACCGGGTACGGGCGACCGGCCGGCGCGTCCTGCGCCACCTTCGTCGGAAGGGCCACTACTACGCCACGATCGACTCGGTGTCCGTCGATACGAGCAGCGCCGGGTTCGACGTTCGAGTCTATGCCCGCCGCGGGCCGCAGGTGCGGGTGGGAACGCTTCGCCTCAGAGGGGACAGCGCCGTGCCGGCGGCCGAACTGCGCGCGCTCATGGAGACCGAGGAGGGCGCGCCGCTCCGCCCCGACCGGCTGGAGGCGGACGTGCAACGGCTTCTGGATCGGTACGAGGAGGCCGGTCACCCGCTTGCGCAGATCCGCGTGGCGGAGACGACGGCCCCCGCGGCCGAGAGGGCCGCCCTCCGGGTTACGCTCCAGATCGACGAGGGGCCCGCGCTGTGGCTCCGGCGTGTTGAAGCCCCGGACGACGCCCGCGCCACCCCGGAGCTTCTGGCGTCCCTGGCGGGGCTGGAGGAGGAGGAAGCCCTGCGCGGCTACGACCCGGACGCCATCCAGCGTCGCCTCCAAGCACACGACCTCTTTGAGACGGTCGGGCCTCCCCAGCTGCGGGTTGCGGACGACGGCGGGGCTGTTCTTCAGATTCCAATCGAGGAGGCCCCGCCGGGGGCGTTTGACGCCGTGCTCGGCTACCTGCCCGCGTCTCAGACCCGTGATTCGGGACAGCTCGTCGGCAGTGGGCACCTGGTGCTGCAGCACCTGTTCGGCGGAGGGCGACGGGCCGAATTTGCCCTCGACCGGCGGCCCGGACGAACGAGCATTGTCGACGTCTCCGTCGCGGATCCGTACCTGTTTGGGCGTCCGGTCCGGCTGGCCGGTCGGTTTCGGGGCGAGCAGCGGGACTCGACGTATGGAGAACGGATCTACGAACTTGAGGGCGGGTACCGGCTGGGCAACGGGCTGGAGCTGACGGCCACCCTCAGCCGCGAAGCGGTGCGGCCCGGCCCGGCCGGGACGCAGGTGCGCGGCGCCCGCCAGCAAATTCCTCGGGCCACGACCCTGTTCTATGGCGTGGGCGTGCGCTACCGGCAGCTCGACCGCTCTCGGAATCCGCGGCGTGGCGTCTCGCTCAACGTCCAACTCTCGCAGGGCCGCAAGGAACGCCGGCTCCGCCGCGTTGCGGCCGCCGGCGACACGACGCGGGTCTCCGATTCGTTCCGCCAGGAGCGCCTGCGGGGGCGCGTGCGAACCTACCTCCCGCTCTTTGGCCGGCAGGTCTTTGTTGCGGGGGGCGACGGCTCCGTACTTCTCAGCCGGGACTACGACCGGAGCGACCTGTTCCGGCTCGGCGGGGCCACCTCGCTTCGGGGCTACGACGAAGACCGGTTCGCGGGAAATGTCGTGGCGCGCGGGCTCGTGGAGTATCGCCTGCAGTTGGACCGGGCCTCGTACGCGCACGCCTTCTTCGACCTCGGATACGTCGGGCGCCCGGCACTGGGGGCCACGACGGCCACGCAGGGCTGGCACCCCGGTTACGGGCTGGGGATGCGGCTGCAGACGGCCCTCGGGCGCATCTCGGCCAGCTATGCCCTCAACCCACAGGTGCAGAGCCCGGCCAACGGACGCGTGCACCTGGGACTCTCCGTCGGGCTCTGA
- a CDS encoding RsmE family RNA methyltransferase, with the protein MTTNFYAPPSAIRAGRIVLPEEEARHLRTVLRGDEGDEITVVDGTGGWYRARIDHVGPDQVVGTITEERDNVGEPDMDVTVALGILKKRSRFETFVEKAVELGARRVVPLRTERTERDSIREERLRNVMVAAMKQCRRSRLPDLAAPQSPEALLGGAEAELRLVCHAGAGAVPIRQAAAEAAPVASALALVGPEGGFSASEVEDAAEAECVSVSLGARRLRAETAALAVLHSVVGAPPNDVDGAPGGHGQNG; encoded by the coding sequence ATGACCACGAACTTTTACGCCCCGCCCTCCGCCATTCGGGCCGGCCGCATCGTGTTGCCGGAAGAGGAAGCGCGGCACCTGCGCACGGTGCTCCGCGGAGACGAAGGCGACGAAATAACGGTGGTGGACGGGACGGGCGGCTGGTACCGCGCACGGATCGACCACGTGGGGCCGGACCAAGTGGTGGGGACGATCACGGAAGAACGGGACAACGTGGGCGAGCCCGACATGGACGTGACGGTGGCCCTGGGCATCCTGAAAAAGCGGTCGCGCTTCGAGACGTTCGTGGAGAAGGCGGTGGAGCTGGGCGCGCGGCGCGTTGTGCCACTGCGGACGGAACGCACCGAGCGCGACTCAATCCGCGAGGAGCGGCTCCGCAACGTCATGGTGGCGGCCATGAAGCAGTGTCGCCGCAGTCGGCTGCCGGATCTGGCCGCGCCGCAGTCGCCGGAGGCCCTGCTCGGGGGGGCAGAGGCGGAGCTGCGGCTCGTGTGTCACGCCGGGGCCGGCGCTGTGCCGATCCGACAGGCGGCGGCCGAGGCGGCGCCGGTCGCGTCGGCGCTCGCGCTCGTGGGGCCGGAGGGGGGCTTTTCGGCGTCGGAGGTCGAGGACGCGGCCGAGGCCGAATGTGTGTCCGTGTCGCTCGGGGCCCGTCGGCTGCGGGCCGAGACGGCGGCCCTCGCAGTGCTGCACTCTGTCGTGGGAGCACCCCCGAACGACGTGGACGGGGCGCCGGGGGGGCACGGGCAAAACGGATGA
- a CDS encoding DUF2237 family protein, with product MKVQQSQNVLGGVLRACSMDPETGFYRDGHCRTGPRDTGSHVVCAEMTEAFLEYTKRQGNDLMTPRPEMDFPGLEPGDRWCLCAARWREAMEAGVAPPVVLAATSEAALKAVDLEVLKAHAVDAPSSDDASPDA from the coding sequence ATGAAGGTTCAGCAATCGCAAAACGTCCTCGGCGGGGTTCTTCGCGCGTGTTCGATGGATCCCGAGACCGGATTTTACCGGGATGGCCACTGCCGAACCGGGCCGCGCGACACGGGCAGCCACGTGGTGTGTGCCGAGATGACGGAGGCGTTCCTGGAGTACACGAAGCGCCAGGGCAACGACCTGATGACGCCGCGCCCAGAGATGGACTTTCCGGGGCTGGAGCCTGGCGACCGGTGGTGCCTCTGTGCGGCGCGGTGGCGGGAGGCGATGGAGGCCGGCGTGGCCCCGCCCGTCGTCCTGGCGGCCACCAGCGAGGCGGCGCTCAAGGCTGTGGACCTGGAGGTGCTGAAGGCCCACGCCGTCGATGCGCCGTCGTCGGACGATGCGTCTCCGGACGCGTGA
- a CDS encoding Nif3-like dinuclear metal center hexameric protein — protein MPDAPAIDDITTALEDWAPPGSAQDYDNVGLQVGDASRSVTSAVLALDATPQVLAEAKAHDAELVVTHHPLLFRPLDGVTADGYVSNLALRFAEAGIALYSSHTNLDAAPEGVSFALAERLGLTDVGFLDGFEDTLYKLVVFVPEDAFDEVRRALADAGAGRIGDYEACAFATAGTGFFKPGAGADPHIGTAGGDVESAPERKLEVEVARWNLRSVMAALQEAHPYEEVAHDLYPVKQKNSRAGLGALGHLEAPMPLSAFLNRVATRLDAESLRYAGAPDATVERVAVCGGAGSDFIGTARGAGADAYVTADVKYHEFFETLGRDGTPQMALVDPGHYETEALTEALLRDRLRKAFPQVDWHRTDTTTSPVRTFVPEGNAGTVSS, from the coding sequence ATGCCCGACGCACCCGCCATCGATGACATCACCACCGCCCTCGAAGACTGGGCCCCGCCCGGCTCGGCGCAGGACTACGACAACGTCGGCCTGCAGGTGGGCGATGCGTCTCGATCCGTCACGTCCGCCGTGCTGGCCCTCGACGCGACGCCCCAGGTGCTGGCGGAGGCGAAGGCACACGACGCGGAGCTCGTCGTGACCCACCACCCCCTCCTCTTCCGGCCGCTCGACGGCGTGACGGCCGACGGGTACGTGTCCAACCTGGCCCTCCGGTTTGCCGAGGCGGGCATCGCGCTCTACAGCAGCCACACGAACCTCGACGCCGCGCCGGAGGGCGTCTCGTTTGCGCTGGCCGAGCGCCTGGGCCTCACCGACGTGGGCTTCCTCGACGGGTTCGAGGACACGCTGTATAAGCTGGTCGTCTTCGTGCCGGAGGACGCGTTCGACGAGGTGCGGCGGGCCCTCGCCGATGCGGGCGCCGGCCGGATCGGCGACTACGAGGCCTGCGCGTTCGCGACGGCGGGCACCGGCTTCTTCAAGCCCGGGGCCGGCGCCGATCCGCACATCGGCACCGCGGGGGGCGACGTGGAGTCGGCCCCGGAGCGCAAGCTGGAGGTGGAGGTCGCCCGCTGGAACTTGAGGTCCGTGATGGCCGCCCTGCAGGAGGCCCACCCGTACGAGGAAGTGGCCCACGACCTCTACCCGGTCAAGCAAAAGAACTCGCGGGCCGGGCTTGGCGCCCTGGGCCACCTGGAGGCCCCAATGCCACTGTCGGCATTTCTCAACCGCGTGGCGACGCGCCTCGACGCCGAAAGCCTGCGCTACGCGGGCGCTCCCGACGCGACCGTGGAGCGCGTGGCCGTCTGTGGCGGCGCCGGGAGCGACTTCATCGGCACGGCCCGGGGCGCCGGGGCCGACGCCTACGTCACCGCGGACGTCAAGTACCACGAGTTCTTCGAGACGCTCGGCCGCGACGGCACGCCCCAGATGGCCCTCGTCGACCCCGGCCACTACGAGACCGAGGCCCTCACCGAGGCCCTGCTCCGCGACCGGCTTCGGAAGGCGTTTCCGCAGGTCGACTGGCACCGGACCGACACCACCACCAGTCCCGTGCGCACGTTCGTGCCCGAAGGGAATGCAGGAACCGTGTCTTCTTAA
- a CDS encoding cytochrome c3 family protein, translating into MPQFFPKKANALPVLSLGASVLGGVLLVFLVWYYFSPEFKVVGYQPEQPVPYSHETHVEKLGMDCQYCHTNVANSKHANVPSTQTCMTCHSQVKTNSPKLLPVRESWANNEPIEWTKVHHLPDYAHFSHASHVNKGVGCETCHGRIDQMGADGVYQAEPLSMGWCLDCHRQPEKYLRPNDQITTMGYTQPANFVERNLERIEEEGIQPPSNCSACHY; encoded by the coding sequence ATGCCGCAATTCTTTCCCAAGAAGGCCAATGCGCTGCCCGTTCTTTCCCTAGGGGCTTCGGTCCTCGGGGGCGTTCTCCTGGTGTTTTTGGTTTGGTACTACTTCTCGCCCGAGTTCAAGGTGGTGGGCTACCAACCGGAGCAGCCCGTGCCGTACAGCCACGAGACCCACGTTGAGAAGCTGGGGATGGACTGTCAGTACTGCCACACCAACGTGGCCAACTCCAAGCACGCCAACGTGCCCTCCACGCAGACCTGCATGACGTGCCACAGCCAGGTGAAAACCAACTCCCCCAAGCTGCTGCCGGTGCGTGAGAGCTGGGCGAACAACGAACCCATTGAGTGGACGAAGGTGCACCACCTGCCAGACTACGCCCACTTCAGCCACGCGTCGCACGTCAACAAGGGGGTCGGGTGCGAGACGTGTCACGGCCGGATCGACCAGATGGGCGCGGACGGCGTGTACCAGGCCGAACCCCTGTCGATGGGGTGGTGTCTGGATTGCCACCGGCAGCCGGAGAAGTACCTCCGGCCCAACGATCAGATCACGACGATGGGGTACACCCAGCCGGCCAACTTCGTCGAGCGCAACCTGGAGCGCATCGAAGAGGAGGGCATCCAGCCGCCCTCCAACTGCTCGGCCTGCCACTATTAG
- the secG gene encoding preprotein translocase subunit SecG yields MFSFMVVLIALIAAVLILVILMQSGQGQGLSGIASGGATRQVLGTRQAPDMLEKATWTLAAVFISLCVITNFFIDTGEQESVIQQRAQDTPSQQGQTPPSQGGGAAPLPGQGGGPGDGSGQSGGGGN; encoded by the coding sequence ATGTTTTCATTCATGGTCGTCCTCATCGCCCTCATTGCGGCCGTTCTCATCCTGGTGATCCTCATGCAGAGCGGCCAGGGGCAGGGCCTCTCGGGCATCGCCTCCGGCGGGGCCACCCGCCAGGTGCTCGGCACCCGACAGGCCCCCGACATGCTTGAGAAGGCGACGTGGACCCTCGCGGCGGTGTTTATTTCCCTGTGCGTCATCACCAACTTCTTTATCGACACCGGCGAACAGGAAAGCGTCATCCAGCAGCGAGCCCAGGACACCCCGTCTCAGCAGGGACAGACGCCCCCGAGCCAGGGAGGCGGCGCCGCACCGCTTCCTGGTCAGGGCGGCGGTCCGGGGGACGGAAGCGGCCAGAGTGGGGGCGGTGGGAACTAG
- a CDS encoding 6-phosphofructokinase — MPSDSLRVGVLTGGGDCPGINAALRAVTKSLTLQHDAEVLGFLDGFRGVVDRNVEPLHYRDVSGILTRGGTILGASNKADPFNYLPRGGADVSAQVMKTYRTLDLDALVAIGGDGTMSIAHRLTDLGVDIVGVPKTIDNDLVGTDRTVGFDTAVSTATDAIDRIHTTAQSHHRVMIVETMGRYSGWIALHAGVASGTDVILLPEIEYEVGTVADVCRDRERSGQRFTIVAVAEGARRKEGDYVVQERGDEYTDSIRLGGISRVLADQLREHLDTSIRTTVLGHMQRGGSPTAYDRTLATTLGTRAAALVAEGTTGVMVAVQNDTFTQVPLDEIAGKTRTVPLDDPLIASGLDVGTSFGVAVSDMSEAASHTEPASPIQP, encoded by the coding sequence ATGCCCAGTGACTCTCTCCGCGTCGGCGTCCTGACCGGGGGGGGCGACTGCCCCGGCATCAACGCTGCGCTCCGTGCCGTAACCAAGAGCCTCACCCTCCAGCACGATGCGGAGGTGCTCGGCTTCCTGGACGGATTTCGCGGCGTCGTTGACCGCAACGTCGAGCCCCTCCACTACCGCGATGTGAGCGGCATCCTCACCCGGGGCGGCACCATCCTCGGGGCCAGCAACAAGGCCGACCCCTTCAACTACCTTCCCCGGGGCGGCGCCGACGTGTCGGCCCAGGTGATGAAGACCTACCGCACCCTCGACCTGGACGCCCTCGTGGCGATTGGCGGCGACGGCACCATGTCCATCGCCCACCGCCTCACCGACCTCGGCGTCGACATCGTGGGCGTGCCCAAGACCATCGACAACGACCTGGTGGGCACCGACCGGACGGTCGGCTTCGACACGGCCGTCAGCACCGCGACCGACGCGATCGACCGCATCCACACGACGGCACAGAGCCACCACCGGGTGATGATCGTCGAGACGATGGGCCGGTACTCGGGCTGGATTGCGCTCCACGCGGGGGTCGCCAGTGGCACCGACGTGATTCTTCTGCCCGAAATTGAGTACGAGGTGGGGACGGTTGCCGACGTGTGCCGCGACCGGGAGCGGAGTGGGCAGCGCTTCACGATCGTGGCGGTGGCGGAGGGGGCCCGGCGTAAGGAGGGCGACTACGTGGTCCAGGAGCGGGGCGACGAGTACACCGACTCCATCCGCCTCGGCGGCATCAGCCGCGTCCTCGCCGACCAGCTCCGGGAGCACCTCGACACCAGCATCCGGACCACCGTCCTGGGCCACATGCAGCGGGGCGGGTCCCCCACGGCGTACGACCGCACCCTCGCCACGACCCTCGGCACCCGCGCAGCCGCCCTGGTCGCGGAGGGAACCACGGGCGTCATGGTTGCCGTCCAGAACGACACATTCACGCAGGTCCCACTCGACGAGATCGCCGGCAAGACCCGCACCGTGCCCCTGGACGATCCGCTCATTGCCTCGGGGCTGGATGTGGGCACGTCGTTCGGGGTCGCCGTATCGGACATGTCGGAGGCGGCCTCCCACACCGAGCCTGCCTCCCCCATCCAGCCCTAG
- a CDS encoding TonB-dependent receptor — translation MDRYVVFACIFFIAFAFIPPAAAQPSGTVTGRVTNGETGRPLPSVNVIVESTDDGAQPRGTSTGPQGRFTVDGLAPGMYVIRARFVGFASRSREVAVAAAESARVRFALAPRTVGLDAVEVTAAPTVSETAEQLREADIQEANPRDGGELLRTMSGVSAVRRGPVGLDPVVRGLRSGQVGVYVDGMRTFPAGPARMDSPLSHTGPSTMQSIEVAKGPYALTWGGGQLSAIRVETNDLFNVARGERLSGQLQTGYDSNFGSYDVTGTVSGRSDAFAYRVDGAYRTGNDYETGDGTSVPADFLNRELRAKVGYKLGNNQRLTAGGGYQRQDDVDYPGRLLNAQFFKTGRARLGYEYASGTGLVRSVEAKAYGYQTLHTMNNEGKVTYASENFPGPPLRVAVNSDITTLGGRVVTQLAPSQDLRLKVGADGYRAHRDAERPFQVVKNGEPTTPGFYESKQIWPGVVTADAGVFAQATRLLGPVEATGAVRADMVWAGADEEQVTDVYLDIAKPGDGALDADALDRREFNVSGALMLTAPLSQAWTLSAGGGTAVRSAGALERYADRFPSNKAQTSAEFIGTPRLDPERSWQADLELEARYDRVSFAVGGFARRISNYITLQDAPDVEPMLPLPIFAEGPFRYANGTATFYGGEMSASVAVLRSLTASVSGSYLWGKNLETDQPALGVAPLTGDIGVRYEPPQGRFYIEGTLGGVTEQDRVASILGETPTEGYVTLDLRGGLAVGRGISVEGGVTNLTDADYVNHLNAKNPYSGTPIPETGRIFFAGVNYAF, via the coding sequence ATGGATCGCTACGTCGTTTTTGCATGCATCTTTTTCATTGCGTTCGCTTTCATTCCGCCCGCCGCGGCCCAGCCGTCGGGGACCGTGACCGGTCGCGTTACCAATGGGGAGACGGGTCGCCCCTTGCCCAGCGTCAATGTAATCGTCGAGAGCACCGATGACGGTGCCCAGCCGCGCGGCACGAGTACCGGGCCACAGGGGCGCTTTACCGTCGACGGACTCGCCCCTGGCATGTACGTCATCCGGGCGCGCTTCGTCGGCTTTGCGTCCCGCTCGCGTGAGGTGGCGGTGGCCGCCGCCGAATCCGCCCGGGTCCGGTTTGCACTTGCTCCACGGACCGTCGGCCTCGACGCCGTTGAGGTAACGGCCGCGCCCACCGTTTCCGAGACCGCCGAGCAACTCCGGGAGGCTGACATTCAGGAGGCCAATCCGCGGGACGGCGGTGAGCTTCTGCGCACGATGTCGGGGGTGAGTGCGGTGCGACGGGGCCCGGTCGGCCTCGATCCAGTTGTGCGGGGGCTGCGCTCCGGGCAGGTGGGCGTCTACGTAGACGGAATGCGCACCTTCCCGGCCGGCCCGGCGCGCATGGACTCGCCGCTGAGCCACACCGGCCCCTCGACCATGCAGAGCATCGAGGTTGCCAAGGGCCCGTACGCGCTCACCTGGGGGGGCGGCCAGCTTAGCGCCATTCGCGTCGAGACCAATGACCTCTTCAACGTGGCCCGTGGCGAGCGTCTGAGCGGACAGCTACAGACCGGCTACGACAGCAACTTCGGCTCCTACGACGTGACGGGCACGGTCAGCGGGCGAAGCGACGCGTTCGCCTACCGGGTTGATGGGGCCTACAGAACGGGCAACGACTACGAGACCGGCGACGGCACGTCGGTGCCCGCAGACTTTCTGAACCGCGAGCTCCGTGCGAAGGTCGGCTACAAACTTGGGAACAATCAGCGCCTGACCGCCGGAGGCGGATACCAGCGACAGGATGACGTCGACTACCCCGGCCGCCTGCTCAACGCCCAGTTTTTCAAAACCGGCCGCGCGCGTCTCGGGTACGAGTACGCCTCAGGCACCGGCCTGGTGCGTTCGGTGGAGGCAAAGGCGTATGGCTACCAGACCCTGCACACGATGAACAACGAGGGGAAGGTGACCTACGCCTCGGAGAATTTTCCGGGGCCCCCGCTGCGCGTCGCCGTCAATTCCGACATCACGACGCTCGGCGGACGCGTGGTGACGCAGCTGGCGCCCTCCCAGGACCTGCGGCTCAAGGTGGGCGCTGACGGCTATCGTGCCCACCGCGATGCCGAGCGTCCCTTCCAGGTCGTCAAGAACGGCGAGCCGACGACGCCGGGCTTCTACGAGAGCAAGCAAATCTGGCCCGGGGTTGTCACCGCCGATGCGGGCGTCTTTGCGCAGGCCACGCGCCTGCTCGGGCCCGTTGAGGCCACGGGCGCCGTCCGCGCGGACATGGTCTGGGCCGGGGCTGACGAGGAGCAGGTGACCGACGTGTATCTCGACATTGCCAAGCCGGGCGACGGGGCGCTGGATGCGGATGCGCTCGACCGACGGGAGTTCAACGTGAGCGGTGCACTGATGCTCACGGCGCCGCTCTCACAGGCCTGGACGCTTTCGGCCGGGGGCGGGACGGCGGTGCGCTCCGCCGGTGCCCTGGAGCGCTACGCGGACCGCTTCCCGTCGAACAAGGCACAAACGAGTGCCGAGTTCATCGGCACCCCGCGCCTGGACCCCGAGCGGTCCTGGCAGGCCGATCTCGAACTGGAAGCCCGCTACGACCGCGTCTCGTTCGCGGTGGGCGGCTTTGCGCGGCGGATCTCCAACTACATCACCCTCCAGGATGCGCCGGACGTGGAGCCCATGCTGCCACTGCCCATCTTCGCGGAAGGGCCGTTCCGCTACGCCAACGGCACGGCGACCTTCTACGGCGGCGAGATGTCGGCGTCGGTGGCGGTGCTCCGATCGCTTACCGCGAGCGTGAGCGGGAGCTACCTCTGGGGGAAAAACCTAGAGACCGATCAGCCGGCGTTGGGCGTTGCGCCCCTGACCGGAGACATCGGGGTTCGCTACGAACCGCCCCAGGGCCGCTTCTACATAGAGGGCACACTGGGGGGCGTGACGGAGCAAGACCGTGTGGCGTCGATACTTGGCGAGACCCCCACCGAGGGATACGTCACCCTTGACCTCCGGGGCGGCCTTGCGGTGGGACGCGGCATTTCCGTCGAGGGGGGCGTAACCAATCTTACCGATGCCGACTACGTCAATCACCTGAACGCAAAGAATCCATACTCCGGAACGCCCATTCCGGAAACAGGCCGCATCTTCTTTGCGGGGGTTAACTATGCCTTCTGA
- the msrB gene encoding peptide-methionine (R)-S-oxide reductase MsrB: MDRKTFLKHLGWAAVAPLALTACTPSRSTPASTSAPDTLGVHTLPEDFPPLDKSEEEWRRLLTKSEYQILFEEGTEPRRSSPLLNETRTGTYICAACRLPLFSSKTKYESGTGWPSFWAPLDGQVDTKKDTKLGYTRTEYHCARCGGHQGHVFEDGPDPTGLRYCNNGLALSFVPADASLPALRT, from the coding sequence ATGGACCGCAAAACCTTTCTCAAGCATCTGGGGTGGGCCGCCGTGGCGCCCTTGGCGCTGACCGCGTGCACCCCGAGCCGGTCGACCCCGGCCTCCACTTCGGCCCCCGACACGCTCGGCGTACACACCCTCCCCGAGGATTTCCCCCCGCTGGACAAGTCTGAGGAGGAGTGGCGACGCCTCTTGACGAAAAGCGAGTACCAGATTCTTTTCGAAGAGGGCACCGAGCCGCGCAGGTCAAGCCCATTGCTCAACGAAACCCGGACCGGGACCTACATCTGCGCGGCCTGCCGCCTGCCGCTGTTTTCGTCGAAGACCAAGTACGAGAGCGGAACGGGCTGGCCAAGCTTCTGGGCTCCGCTCGACGGCCAGGTGGACACGAAGAAGGACACAAAGCTGGGCTACACCCGCACCGAATACCACTGCGCTCGCTGCGGCGGCCACCAGGGCCACGTCTTCGAGGATGGCCCGGACCCCACTGGCCTCCGCTACTGCAACAACGGCCTCGCCCTCTCCTTCGTCCCGGCCGATGCCTCGCTGCCTGCCCTTCGCACCTGA
- a CDS encoding zinc ribbon domain-containing protein: MPTARKKKTDVEDQLRALVRLQHIDNRIDQIQKLRGDLPAEIRDLEDEKAGLETRLDNYEEEVQEQKVAKRQAELDIKEAEGLIDKYEEQQLEVRNNREFDALTKEIESQEERIAEAEETIEEAEETIESNEGAIEETQERLDELEKVLDEKQDELEEVVDDTEDEEKTLEELRDEASEKVDSRYLKAYSKLRDRLRDGRAVVPLKRGAAAGFAVPPQRQVEIRKRKTVVACEHTGRIIVDQDLYNETVDEMKDTLDL, encoded by the coding sequence ATGCCGACTGCTCGAAAGAAAAAGACGGATGTGGAAGATCAGCTCCGTGCCCTGGTCCGGCTCCAACATATTGACAACCGGATTGACCAAATCCAAAAGCTCCGCGGCGACCTCCCCGCCGAGATTCGCGACCTGGAGGACGAGAAGGCGGGCCTCGAAACGCGCCTCGACAACTACGAGGAGGAGGTTCAGGAGCAGAAGGTGGCCAAGCGGCAGGCCGAGCTCGACATCAAGGAGGCTGAGGGCCTCATTGACAAGTACGAGGAGCAGCAACTCGAAGTCCGCAACAACCGCGAGTTCGACGCGCTCACGAAAGAAATTGAAAGCCAGGAGGAGCGCATCGCCGAGGCCGAAGAGACCATCGAGGAGGCCGAGGAGACCATCGAATCGAACGAGGGGGCCATCGAGGAGACGCAGGAACGCCTCGACGAGCTCGAGAAGGTGCTCGACGAGAAGCAGGACGAGCTCGAAGAGGTGGTCGACGATACGGAGGACGAGGAGAAAACCCTCGAGGAGCTCCGTGACGAGGCGTCCGAGAAGGTGGACAGCCGCTACCTCAAGGCCTACTCGAAGCTCCGCGATCGCCTCCGCGACGGCCGGGCCGTCGTGCCGCTCAAGCGAGGCGCCGCCGCCGGCTTTGCCGTCCCGCCGCAGCGACAGGTCGAGATCCGGAAGCGAAAGACCGTCGTCGCCTGCGAACACACCGGACGCATCATCGTCGACCAGGACCTCTACAACGAGACGGTCGACGAGATGAAGGACACCCTCGACCTCTAG
- a CDS encoding NUDIX domain-containing protein — protein sequence MADLTETSLSSEQLVDGVLLKAFRDEVRLSNGQTSVREWIDHPGASAIVPVFEDGRTLLVRQFRYPPRRAFLEVPAGKIDEPGEAPVDVAARELEEETGWRAGRFEHVGTAYPCIGYSNEQIHVFTAHDLDRGTQALADGEFVEVVEMGVETALARARQGDLQDMKTVTALVYAAAHLNESSAAP from the coding sequence ATGGCCGACCTTACCGAAACGTCCCTCTCTTCCGAGCAACTCGTCGACGGGGTCCTGTTGAAGGCGTTTCGCGACGAGGTGCGTCTGTCCAACGGCCAGACGTCGGTCCGCGAGTGGATCGATCACCCGGGTGCGTCGGCCATCGTCCCGGTGTTCGAGGATGGACGGACGCTGTTGGTGCGCCAGTTCCGCTACCCGCCCCGGCGTGCCTTCCTGGAGGTGCCGGCCGGCAAGATTGACGAGCCGGGGGAGGCCCCTGTGGACGTGGCGGCGCGAGAACTGGAGGAGGAGACGGGGTGGCGGGCCGGTCGGTTCGAGCACGTGGGGACGGCCTACCCGTGCATCGGCTACAGCAACGAGCAGATCCACGTGTTCACCGCGCACGACCTGGACCGTGGGACGCAGGCCCTCGCGGATGGGGAGTTTGTAGAGGTCGTCGAGATGGGCGTCGAGACGGCACTTGCGCGGGCCCGCCAGGGGGACCTCCAAGACATGAAGACGGTTACCGCGCTCGTCTACGCCGCGGCGCACCTGAACGAATCATCCGCGGCCCCGTAG